Within the Burkholderia sp. NRF60-BP8 genome, the region GTGCGTCGAGCCCGTCACGAACACGACGGACAGCTTCAATGCGGCGGAACCCGCGTCGCTCGTCGGCGGCTGCGTGCTGGCGCCGGGCGAGGCGCTGCAGGCGACGTTGCGGTGGACGCCGGGCCCCGCCTGACGGGTTCGGCGGTACGGGATTATCCCGAGTCGGGCAGGCGATAATATCGAGTAATAATATTAATTCGTGATGCCGCTGCCGCCGGTGTGCCACGGGGCGCGGGCCGATCACGACATCACAACACTTGGAGACGATGATGCCGAGCCGTGCAAAGCTGCAACGTATCGTGGTGACGATGGGTGTGACGCTCGGATGCGTCGCGATCGCGCATGCGCAGGACAATGCGCAGAAGGTCGGCGCCAGCTCCGCGCAGACCTGCACGAATCCGAAGCCGGGCAGCGTGAAGCTGAGCGATCTCGTGGTCGGCTTCTCGCAATCGGAGAACGAACAGAACCCGTTCCGCGCGACCGAAACCGCGTCGGTGCGCGCCGCTGCGAAGGCGGCGGGCGTCAAGCGGCTGCTGTATACGAATGCGAACGCGAACCAGGCGAAGCAGGTCGCCGATATCGAAAGCATGATCAACCAGGGCGCGCAGGCGCTGATCGTCGCGCCGAACGATTCGACCGGCCTGCAGCCCGCGCTCGCGCAGGCGCGCGCGAAGGGCATTCCAGTCGTGACGATCGACCGCCAGACGGCCGGCACGCCGTGCCAGGATTTCATCACGTTCCTCGGGTCCGACTTCTTCCGGCAAGGGCAGCGCGCCGCGCAGGCGCTCGCCGATGCGACGGGCGGCAAGGCCACGATCGCCGAGATCCAGGGCGGCTACGGCAATACCGTCGAGAGCCAGCGCACCGACGGCTTCGCCGACGGCGTGAAGAAATTCCCGAACATGAAGATCGTCGCGTCGCAGACCGCGAACTGGTCGGCCACCGAAGCGCAGAAGGTGATGGAGCAGGTGCTGCTCGCGCATCCGGACGTGAACGCCGTCTACGCGCAGGCCGACACGATGGCGCTCGGCGCGATGACCGCGTTGCGGCAGGCTGGCAAGCAGCGCGGCGTGACGGTCGTGTCGATCGACGGCACCAAGGATTTCGTCACCGCGATCGCGAACGGCTCGGCCGCCGCGAGCGTCGAGACGAATCCGCGCTTCGGCCCGCTCGCGTTCAAGTCGCTCGAAGCGTGGTTCGCCGGCAAGCCGGTCGCGCAGAAGCAGATCATGGAAGACGCGCTGTACGACAAGGCGAACGCGAAGCATTCGCTCGAAGCGAACCTCGTCTACTGATCGGCCGGCAAACGATCGGCGACGGCTCAACCGCTCAACCGCTCAACCGCGAACGCGAGGCGCGCGATGGACGCAACGCTTCCCGCCGGACCCGACGCCGGCACCGGCGCCGACGGCAAACCCGTCGTGCTCGAGACGCTCGGCATCGGCAAGACGTTCGGCGTCGTGCGCGCGCTGACCGACGTGTCGCTGTCGCTGCGCGCGGGCGAGGTGCACGGGCTGATGGGCGAGAACGGCGCCGGCAAGTCGACGCTGATCAAGATCCTCACCGGCTTTCACCAGCCCGATGCGGGCGAGATCCGCGTCGACGGCGTGCCCGTGTCGTTCGACAGCCCGCGTGCCGCGCAGCGCGCGGGCATCTGCGCGGTCTATCAGGAAATCAACCTGATTCCCGAACGCAGCGTGGCCGAGAACATCTTCCTCGGTCACGAGCCGCGCCGCTTCGGCCCGTGGATCGACCGCCGCGAGATGCGGGCGCGCACCCGCGAGATCGTCGAGCGTTACGGGCTCGACGTCGACCCGGCCGACAAGGTCGGCGCGCTCGGCCTCGGCCAGCAGCAGATGGTATCGATCGCGCGCGGCGTGTCGCTCGGCGCGCGCGTGCTGATTCTCGACGAGCCGACTTCCGCATTGAGCGGCGCGGAAGTGGAGGTGCTGTTCGGCGTCGTCGAGCAGTTGCGCGCAACTGGCATCGCGATCGTGCTCGTCAGCCATCGCCTGTCCGAGTGCTACCGGATGTGCGACCGGCTGACCGTGCTGCGCGACGGCGCAGTCGTACGCAGCGATACGCCCGACCGGCTGCCGCGCATGGCGCTGATTTCGGCGATGCTCGGCCGTGAAGTCGGCGCGCACGGCCCGCGCGAACAGGCAGAGGCGGCCGCCGCCGACACGACGCACGAGCCGGCGCTCGCCGTCGACGGACTGCGCTGGGGCACGCGTCTGCGCGACGTGTCGTTCCGCGTCGCGCCGAAGGAGATCGTCGGGCTCGCGGGCTTGCTCGGCGCGGGCCGCACCGAGACGTTCAAGGCCGTGTTCGGCGCGCAGCAGCCGGACGGCGGCGCGGTGCGCGTCGGCGGCCGCGCGCTCGACGGTGCCGATCCGGCGCGGGCGATTCGCGCGGGGCTCGCGTTCCTGTCCGAGGATCGCCGCTCGGAAGGGATTTTCTCGAAGCTGTCGGTGCGCGAGAACATCGTCGTGTGCGTGCTGCCGCGCATCGCCCGCTTCGGCTTCATTTCCGTGCGCAAGCAGGAGGCGCTCGTCGAGCGCTACATCCGCGAGCTGGGCATCAAGACGTCGCATGCGGGCGCGCCGATCTCGACGCTGTCCGGCGGCAACCAGCAGAAGGCGCTGATCGCGCGCTGCCTGTCGACCGAGC harbors:
- a CDS encoding ABC transporter substrate-binding protein → MMPSRAKLQRIVVTMGVTLGCVAIAHAQDNAQKVGASSAQTCTNPKPGSVKLSDLVVGFSQSENEQNPFRATETASVRAAAKAAGVKRLLYTNANANQAKQVADIESMINQGAQALIVAPNDSTGLQPALAQARAKGIPVVTIDRQTAGTPCQDFITFLGSDFFRQGQRAAQALADATGGKATIAEIQGGYGNTVESQRTDGFADGVKKFPNMKIVASQTANWSATEAQKVMEQVLLAHPDVNAVYAQADTMALGAMTALRQAGKQRGVTVVSIDGTKDFVTAIANGSAAASVETNPRFGPLAFKSLEAWFAGKPVAQKQIMEDALYDKANAKHSLEANLVY
- a CDS encoding sugar ABC transporter ATP-binding protein; amino-acid sequence: MDATLPAGPDAGTGADGKPVVLETLGIGKTFGVVRALTDVSLSLRAGEVHGLMGENGAGKSTLIKILTGFHQPDAGEIRVDGVPVSFDSPRAAQRAGICAVYQEINLIPERSVAENIFLGHEPRRFGPWIDRREMRARTREIVERYGLDVDPADKVGALGLGQQQMVSIARGVSLGARVLILDEPTSALSGAEVEVLFGVVEQLRATGIAIVLVSHRLSECYRMCDRLTVLRDGAVVRSDTPDRLPRMALISAMLGREVGAHGPREQAEAAAADTTHEPALAVDGLRWGTRLRDVSFRVAPKEIVGLAGLLGAGRTETFKAVFGAQQPDGGAVRVGGRALDGADPARAIRAGLAFLSEDRRSEGIFSKLSVRENIVVCVLPRIARFGFISVRKQEALVERYIRELGIKTSHAGAPISTLSGGNQQKALIARCLSTEPSVLLLDDPTRGIDVGAKAEVHDLVKRLADDGLAVVATSSEMEELLELADRLVILHEGATSGELPTRGASPDDVTALLANQT